Proteins co-encoded in one Armatimonadota bacterium genomic window:
- a CDS encoding SpoIVB peptidase S55 domain-containing protein, which yields MNVRPGIVVLVVLLTLPGAPVAHAAPTLPPILPIEQVRPGMRGVGKTVIAGQRIDEFQFEVLDILRGAGGPITSDRMILFRMSGPLVQRTGGSAAGMSGSPLYINGRLVGALSASFIWQTPRRDIALATPIADMLALLERPARRPRGAALYRASRPFTVDGRRYDRVLVAPAREAVRLVGRQPGLAVAAPAVAAYALGLSPRAARLLADVVRPQGLEILQGYAGKGTFAAQPVVAGSTVGVEEVRGDVEFGGICTVTVRVGDRIVACGHPWANQGDVEYVLTAAEVIAVVNTLERPFKVGNLGEVIGVVEQDRGTGIAATLGVLPRLFNLRVVVTDVDSGARVQLGAQMVRRRDMARALAPLVALSAVERARNQAAGEGTATVRLTLRARGLDRPIVRENMFYSTRDIATASVLDVLDAMELAFYNDLRRLEPYDLTVEISLTRRRQSASIVDVAAASREVSPGGTLRVRVRLQPYLAERPVTRVIEVPVPNDFPRGPAVVVVRSAGVDEPGVPVEARLSGALQAEPVPWGVSSLDEALRLFAEFGRNTDILVRILPFGLPATQLEFTKFDVPAARFDRTEWVIQGSESIPILVR from the coding sequence GTGAACGTGCGTCCCGGCATCGTGGTGCTGGTCGTGCTGCTGACGCTTCCCGGCGCGCCGGTGGCACACGCCGCCCCGACGCTGCCGCCTATCCTGCCCATCGAGCAGGTGCGGCCCGGCATGCGCGGGGTGGGCAAGACCGTCATCGCCGGCCAGCGCATCGACGAGTTCCAGTTCGAGGTCCTCGACATCCTCCGGGGCGCTGGCGGGCCCATCACGTCCGACCGCATGATCCTCTTTCGCATGAGCGGCCCGCTGGTCCAGCGCACGGGCGGGAGCGCGGCGGGCATGAGCGGCAGTCCCCTGTACATCAACGGCCGGCTGGTCGGTGCGCTGTCCGCCTCGTTCATCTGGCAGACCCCGCGCCGCGACATTGCGCTGGCCACGCCCATCGCCGACATGCTGGCGCTCCTCGAGCGCCCGGCCCGGCGTCCCCGCGGCGCCGCGCTGTACCGCGCCTCGCGGCCGTTTACGGTCGACGGCCGGCGCTACGACCGCGTGCTCGTGGCGCCGGCGAGGGAAGCCGTGCGGCTGGTGGGCCGGCAGCCCGGCCTGGCCGTGGCCGCGCCGGCAGTGGCCGCCTACGCGCTGGGCCTGAGCCCCCGCGCTGCCCGGTTGCTGGCGGACGTCGTCCGGCCCCAGGGACTGGAGATCCTCCAGGGCTACGCGGGCAAGGGGACGTTCGCCGCGCAGCCCGTGGTGGCGGGCAGCACCGTCGGCGTGGAGGAAGTGCGGGGCGACGTCGAGTTCGGGGGGATCTGCACGGTCACCGTGCGGGTGGGCGACCGCATCGTCGCCTGCGGCCACCCCTGGGCGAACCAGGGCGACGTCGAGTACGTCCTGACGGCCGCCGAGGTCATCGCCGTGGTCAACACGCTGGAGCGGCCGTTCAAGGTGGGCAACCTGGGCGAGGTGATCGGCGTCGTCGAGCAGGACCGCGGCACCGGCATCGCCGCCACCCTGGGCGTGTTGCCGCGCCTGTTCAACCTGCGGGTGGTGGTGACCGACGTCGACAGCGGGGCCCGTGTGCAGCTTGGCGCGCAGATGGTGCGCCGGCGCGACATGGCGCGGGCGCTGGCGCCCCTGGTGGCGCTGTCGGCGGTGGAGCGGGCCCGCAACCAGGCGGCCGGTGAGGGGACCGCCACGGTCCGGCTGACCCTGCGCGCGCGGGGCCTGGACCGGCCCATCGTCCGCGAGAACATGTTCTACAGCACGCGGGACATCGCCACGGCGTCGGTGCTCGACGTGCTGGATGCCATGGAGCTCGCCTTCTACAACGACCTGCGCCGGCTCGAACCCTACGACCTGACCGTCGAGATCTCGCTGACCCGGCGGCGGCAGTCCGCCTCGATCGTGGACGTCGCAGCCGCCTCGCGCGAGGTGAGCCCGGGGGGGACGCTGCGCGTGCGCGTGCGCCTGCAACCCTACCTGGCCGAGCGGCCGGTCACGCGCGTGATCGAGGTGCCCGTCCCCAACGACTTCCCCCGGGGCCCCGCAGTGGTCGTCGTGCGGTCCGCGGGCGTGGACGAGCCAGGGGTGCCGGTGGAGGCCCGGCTGTCGGGCGCGTTGCAGGCCGAGCCGGTCCCCTGGGGCGTGAGCTCCCTGGACGAGGCGCTGCGGCTGTTCGCGGAGTTCGGCCGCAACACCGACATCCTGGTGCGGATCCTGCCGTTCGGGCTGCCTGCCACGCAGCTGGAGTTCACCAAGTTCGACGTCCCGGCGGCCCGCTTCGATCGGACGGAGTGGGTCATCCAGGGGTCGGAGTCGATTCCGATCCTTGTGCGGTAG
- a CDS encoding DUF2118 domain-containing protein: MTTSPRSWLALAIIVVVLGTLVVPGTAVGAAPRLVDVRATLRGEVLAEGLAQVGDQVSEGDPLVYVRTQIGRAVAARAPVDGRVVEVLVRPGMEIRELGAVVARLEPR; the protein is encoded by the coding sequence ATGACGACGTCGCCGAGGTCGTGGCTCGCGCTCGCGATCATCGTGGTCGTGCTCGGCACCCTGGTCGTGCCGGGCACCGCGGTCGGTGCTGCCCCCCGGCTGGTGGACGTCCGGGCGACGCTGCGCGGTGAGGTGCTCGCCGAGGGGCTGGCCCAGGTCGGCGACCAGGTGAGCGAGGGCGATCCTCTGGTATACGTGCGCACGCAGATCGGCCGGGCGGTGGCGGCCCGCGCGCCCGTGGACGGCCGGGTGGTGGAAGTGCTGGTCCGCCCTGGGATGGAGATCCGGGAACTCGGCGCCGTCGTCGCGCGGCTGGAGCCCCGGTAG